A stretch of the Candidatus Methylopumilus planktonicus genome encodes the following:
- a CDS encoding Na/Pi symporter — protein sequence MQIISFLAGLGFFFTGLHYLSASMQPIFSGKLRSILINFTRGPLSSALTGSFLGVITQSTSAATFLCLGLLNSGALTINRALAMVAWSGSGTALLVFLVSIDIKTASFFSLGIVGLMHLLNLTKDIKAKQLAAVFLAFGLLLFGLSLIKETGHILNTSTWAREFFIFSAESSLIGLLIGIFSALIVQSSSSVAILAVALNMAGIIHFNEALILVFGANIGSGLSVLFFASHLEGKKKQIAIYCFLSKLLGSLVLYPLTWLDSSKLFGVFNAIHLTINSSLMLSLVYLALQLSGGLVVALFQNKIILLLNYLSPESEEENLFKLHFIYPESSDNTETALILVSKEQNRLIESLVDYLEPVRIEHERDVTIQLNTRHELTLDLLTKTKLFISEAASLNKNDTNTENLFLIQSRNEDIISLVNGLYSFEQNIEATHNFQKGLASSMVESLHLILTLLNESLVTKDNDDELLVSLTSDRSDLMEKIRDSLLNDQSISLEERQMLFVSTSSFERIIWLVRRIQAARLAA from the coding sequence ATGCAAATCATTTCATTCTTGGCTGGACTTGGTTTCTTTTTTACTGGGTTACATTATCTTTCTGCCAGTATGCAACCTATTTTTTCTGGTAAATTGCGTTCTATATTAATCAATTTTACTCGCGGGCCATTATCAAGTGCACTCACTGGATCGTTTTTAGGCGTCATCACTCAAAGTACTAGTGCAGCAACTTTTTTATGTTTAGGGCTTTTAAATTCTGGAGCCTTGACTATCAATCGAGCATTAGCAATGGTTGCCTGGTCAGGATCAGGAACAGCATTGCTAGTTTTTTTAGTGTCAATTGATATAAAAACTGCTAGTTTCTTTTCACTTGGGATCGTTGGATTGATGCATCTCCTTAATCTAACTAAAGATATCAAAGCCAAACAACTTGCAGCTGTATTCCTTGCCTTTGGCTTACTTTTATTTGGACTAAGCCTCATTAAAGAAACAGGACATATTTTAAACACGTCGACTTGGGCCAGAGAGTTTTTTATATTTTCAGCTGAGTCAAGTTTGATAGGTTTATTGATTGGAATATTTTCTGCATTGATAGTGCAATCATCTTCAAGTGTTGCCATTCTTGCTGTTGCATTAAATATGGCCGGCATCATACATTTTAATGAAGCTTTGATTTTAGTTTTTGGGGCCAATATTGGATCTGGATTAAGTGTCTTATTTTTCGCTTCTCATCTGGAAGGCAAAAAAAAACAGATCGCTATTTATTGCTTTCTTTCAAAACTTTTGGGGAGTTTAGTCCTCTATCCGCTAACTTGGTTAGATTCCTCCAAACTCTTTGGAGTTTTTAATGCTATCCATTTAACAATCAACTCATCTTTGATGTTGTCTTTAGTCTATTTGGCTTTGCAATTATCCGGCGGCCTCGTAGTGGCTTTATTTCAAAATAAGATTATTTTGTTACTTAATTATCTTAGCCCCGAATCTGAAGAAGAGAATTTATTTAAGCTACATTTTATATATCCCGAATCTTCTGATAATACTGAAACAGCTTTAATATTGGTGTCGAAAGAGCAAAATAGACTCATTGAGAGCCTAGTCGATTATCTTGAGCCAGTAAGAATTGAGCATGAGAGAGATGTAACTATTCAATTAAATACAAGACATGAGTTAACTTTAGACTTATTAACTAAAACAAAATTATTTATCTCTGAAGCTGCCTCTTTAAATAAAAATGACACTAATACTGAGAACTTATTTTTGATTCAAAGCAGAAATGAAGACATTATTTCTCTTGTTAATGGGCTCTATAGTTTTGAACAAAATATTGAGGCCACTCATAATTTTCAAAAGGGGCTTGCGAGCTCAATGGTAGAGAGCCTTCATCTCATCTTAACTTTACTTAATGAGTCTCTGGTTACGAAAGATAATGACGACGAATTGCTTGTAAGTTTAACTTCGGACCGCAGTGATCTTATGGAAAAAATTCGAGATTCTTTACTGAATGATCAATCAATTAGTTTAGAAGAAAGACAGATGCTCTTCGTTTCTACGAGTTCATTTGAGAGAATTATTTGGCTGGTTCGTAGAATTCAGGCTGCAAGACTAGCCGCTTAA
- a CDS encoding response regulator: MASIEQAQKLILELLKDFEEDTLEILRHSPVAVRIMRVSDRQITFANPRYMEMFKVKEKDLQTLTPLQVYQHKDDFEALSIRINAHEIIVDEVLAMKTLAGDLLQVMGSFHHMKYLDQEVVVAWFYDVTAAHQAKQLAEDAAKMKSEFLANMSHEIRTPMNGVIGMAHLALKTDLNPRQRDYVLKIQQAGKHLLGIINDILDFSKIEAGKVTIEEVSFDIDEMMSNISSMISQKCSEKNLELIFKLPGDLPHKIIGDPLRLSQILINYGNNAIKFTEKGEVIISADILEQDEETIFLKFNVSDTGIGLTPEQKGKLFQSFQQADTSTSRKFGGTGLGLAISKQLTNLMGGDVGVDSEFGKGSTFWFTAKFKLDKTITKRVFFKEDLSSKSVLVIDDNEPARLIIEDMLIAMSLKVAAVESAEKGLQAIIDADKQGAPFDMIFVDWHMPPGMNGIEFVKALKKLIINKKPPCVLVTGYAKDDVMNDATIAGIEHVIAKPINASLLFETILSTFNLEAPEHNVQKSYSNHTKIDLNSLKGSRILLAEDNLLNQQIATEILEDEGFIVEIANNGEEAVNMANQSQYDVVLMDMQMPVMDGLEATKTIRQKFSNNDLPILAMTANASDADRDKCLEAGMDAHITKPIDPNLLFAGLAKWIKGKNSNLINDEKTVISAKEEIKVPEINGVDSRLGLQVAAGKVSLYIKMLKTFSTDQINAVSDIKRALDISDYLTAQRVAHTLKGTCGSIGANEIQKKAGEVEGQCLDKIPVEKIIKNLDLIQPKLISIIDSIKKTLPEDKKLISTTILDDSQIKSLINKLSELLANDDTEANDLLEKSQDVFIQYFGKEMFSKISDAVQNFDFESALNLANEKLIK, from the coding sequence ATGGCAAGTATCGAACAAGCGCAAAAACTTATCTTAGAGCTTTTAAAGGATTTTGAAGAAGACACTTTAGAAATTTTAAGACATAGCCCAGTAGCTGTGAGGATCATGAGAGTATCTGATCGCCAAATTACTTTTGCCAACCCTCGATATATGGAAATGTTTAAGGTCAAAGAAAAGGATCTTCAAACTCTAACCCCTCTTCAGGTATATCAGCACAAAGATGACTTTGAGGCGCTCAGTATTCGGATAAATGCTCATGAAATTATTGTAGATGAGGTGTTGGCAATGAAAACCCTGGCTGGGGATTTACTACAAGTTATGGGGTCATTTCATCACATGAAATATCTTGATCAAGAAGTTGTTGTCGCTTGGTTTTACGATGTGACAGCAGCTCACCAGGCAAAACAACTTGCTGAAGATGCGGCAAAAATGAAAAGTGAATTTTTAGCTAACATGAGCCATGAAATTAGAACTCCTATGAACGGAGTTATAGGAATGGCTCATTTAGCCCTAAAGACAGACTTAAATCCAAGGCAACGAGATTATGTGCTTAAGATTCAGCAGGCAGGCAAACATCTTTTAGGCATTATTAATGATATTTTAGATTTTTCTAAGATTGAAGCAGGCAAGGTAACTATAGAAGAAGTAAGTTTTGATATTGATGAAATGATGTCAAATATATCAAGCATGATTAGCCAAAAATGTTCAGAAAAAAATTTAGAACTTATTTTTAAATTGCCTGGTGATCTTCCTCACAAAATTATTGGGGACCCTTTAAGGCTCTCCCAAATTCTTATTAACTATGGAAATAATGCGATTAAATTCACAGAAAAAGGTGAAGTAATAATTTCGGCAGACATTCTTGAACAAGATGAAGAAACTATTTTTCTAAAATTTAATGTTTCTGATACAGGCATTGGATTAACGCCAGAACAAAAAGGGAAATTATTTCAGTCATTTCAGCAAGCTGATACTTCGACCTCGCGTAAATTTGGTGGCACCGGTTTAGGACTTGCCATATCAAAACAGTTAACCAATCTGATGGGGGGCGACGTAGGTGTTGATAGTGAATTTGGTAAAGGTAGTACATTTTGGTTTACGGCTAAATTTAAACTTGACAAAACTATAACAAAAAGAGTTTTCTTTAAAGAGGATTTAAGTAGTAAATCTGTTTTGGTGATTGATGACAACGAGCCTGCAAGATTAATTATTGAAGATATGTTAATTGCAATGTCACTTAAGGTAGCAGCAGTAGAATCCGCAGAAAAAGGTTTGCAAGCAATTATTGACGCGGATAAACAAGGCGCCCCTTTTGATATGATCTTTGTTGATTGGCACATGCCACCTGGAATGAACGGCATTGAGTTTGTAAAAGCATTGAAAAAATTAATTATTAACAAAAAACCACCATGTGTTCTCGTAACAGGATATGCAAAAGATGATGTAATGAATGATGCAACGATTGCGGGTATAGAGCATGTGATTGCTAAACCAATTAATGCCTCTTTACTTTTCGAAACTATCTTAAGTACTTTCAATTTAGAAGCTCCAGAACATAATGTACAAAAAAGCTATAGCAACCATACAAAAATAGATCTTAATAGTCTTAAGGGTTCAAGAATACTTCTTGCGGAAGATAATTTACTCAATCAGCAGATTGCAACTGAGATATTAGAAGACGAAGGTTTTATTGTAGAAATAGCAAACAATGGCGAAGAAGCGGTCAATATGGCGAATCAATCTCAATACGATGTTGTATTAATGGACATGCAAATGCCCGTTATGGATGGACTTGAAGCAACAAAAACAATTCGCCAAAAATTTTCTAATAATGATTTACCTATTTTAGCCATGACAGCTAACGCATCTGATGCAGACAGAGATAAGTGTTTAGAAGCGGGGATGGACGCGCATATTACGAAGCCTATTGATCCAAATTTATTGTTTGCTGGACTAGCTAAATGGATTAAGGGAAAAAATTCAAATCTAATAAATGATGAAAAGACCGTAATCAGCGCAAAAGAAGAAATAAAGGTTCCAGAAATTAATGGGGTAGATTCTCGTTTGGGGCTTCAAGTTGCGGCAGGGAAAGTTTCTCTCTATATAAAAATGCTAAAAACATTTTCTACTGATCAAATAAATGCAGTGAGTGATATTAAAAGAGCCCTAGATATAAGTGATTATTTAACAGCTCAAAGAGTAGCTCACACTCTCAAAGGAACATGTGGCAGCATAGGCGCAAATGAAATACAAAAAAAAGCAGGTGAAGTTGAAGGTCAATGTCTGGACAAAATACCAGTTGAGAAAATTATTAAAAATCTTGACCTAATTCAGCCTAAATTAATAAGCATTATTGATAGCATTAAAAAAACTTTGCCCGAGGATAAAAAATTAATTTCAACAACAATCCTTGACGATAGCCAAATTAAATCATTAATTAATAAATTATCAGAATTATTAGCAAACGACGATACTGAAGCAAATGATTTGCTTGAAAAGTCACAAGACGTTTTTATCCAATATTTTGGTAAAGAAATGTTTAGTAAAATTTCTGATGCAGTACAAAATTTTGATTTCGAATCAGCATTAAATTTAGCAAATGAAAAGTTAATTAAATAA
- a CDS encoding PP2C family protein-serine/threonine phosphatase yields MITKPTILVVDDTPANLQLMSGLLQDDYKVKAATSGEKALKIAFTDPQLDLILLDIMMPEMDGYEVCKRLKADEKTNQIPIIFLTAKAETQDEALGLSLGAVDYITKPVSPPIAIARIKTHIELYRQKRELIESQRLLAEEINEAAIYIRSLLPLPLEGKVKTSWQHIPCSSLGGDALGYHWIDEEHLGIYLVDVCGHGVGAAILCISAINAIRSQSLTDTNFKSPASVLKGLNEAFPMEHQNNKYFTIWYGVYRKKNHELIFSSAGHPHAILFTGSDLNNKTLQTLTSGGLAIGMMGDIIFNETIVPLNNFNKLYVFSDGVYEITQKDGKEMNLDDYTQLMKEYFSDLGLLESEKVLEKIKSLKNEIGPFDDDFSLVELIINAT; encoded by the coding sequence ATGATTACAAAACCAACTATATTGGTGGTAGATGATACGCCTGCTAATCTTCAGTTAATGAGCGGGCTCCTTCAGGATGACTACAAGGTAAAAGCAGCAACAAGCGGTGAAAAAGCCTTAAAAATTGCTTTTACAGATCCTCAGCTAGATCTTATTTTATTAGATATCATGATGCCAGAAATGGATGGTTATGAAGTTTGTAAGCGGCTTAAGGCAGATGAAAAAACTAATCAAATACCTATTATATTTCTAACCGCCAAAGCGGAAACCCAAGATGAAGCTTTGGGTCTTTCATTAGGGGCTGTCGATTACATTACAAAACCTGTAAGCCCTCCCATTGCTATAGCTAGAATAAAAACGCATATTGAACTTTATCGCCAAAAAAGAGAATTAATTGAAAGCCAGCGATTACTTGCAGAAGAAATTAATGAGGCAGCTATCTATATTAGGAGTTTATTGCCATTACCATTAGAAGGAAAAGTGAAAACTTCTTGGCAACATATCCCGTGTTCATCTCTTGGAGGTGATGCTCTTGGATATCACTGGATTGATGAAGAGCACTTAGGTATATATTTAGTGGATGTTTGTGGTCATGGCGTGGGAGCCGCAATCTTATGCATATCTGCTATCAATGCAATTCGTTCACAATCTCTCACAGATACAAATTTTAAGAGTCCAGCATCTGTTTTAAAGGGCTTAAATGAAGCCTTTCCCATGGAACATCAGAATAATAAATATTTTACTATCTGGTATGGCGTCTATCGTAAGAAAAATCATGAATTAATTTTTTCAAGTGCTGGCCATCCCCATGCAATTTTATTTACGGGAAGTGATTTAAATAATAAAACACTTCAAACCTTAACTTCTGGAGGATTGGCAATTGGTATGATGGGAGATATCATTTTTAATGAAACTATTGTGCCATTAAATAATTTCAATAAGCTTTATGTGTTTAGTGATGGAGTTTACGAAATTACACAAAAAGATGGCAAAGAAATGAACTTAGATGACTATACCCAGCTTATGAAAGAGTATTTTAGTGATTTGGGATTGCTTGAATCAGAAAAAGTTTTAGAAAAAATTAAAAGCTTAAAAAATGAAATCGGACCATTTGATGATGATTTCTCCCTCGTTGAATTAATTATTAACGCTACTTAA
- a CDS encoding ABC transporter substrate-binding protein/permease (The N-terminal region of this protein, as described by TIGR01726, is a three transmembrane segment that identifies a subfamily of ABC transporter permease subunits, which specificities that include histidine, arginine, glutamine, glutamate, L-cystine (sic), the opines (in Agrobacterium) octopine and nopaline, etc.), with protein sequence MIKIFLLIFYFLLPLQANANEEMQPITNLEDLKNKKIGVMLGSTHDAFAHKQYPEADILQYKSPADVLLGVKSGKVDVGIYNSVSLTEILKLNPDLGVIDKPFEFSPVGFGFNKKNVELHAQFNTFFQTIKDSGVYADMIERWTKKGITDMPKIDTPNKNGLLVAGHISDGGLPFVTLRNNENIGLNIELAKRFAAYLGKDIRFDDMEFGGLIPSLNTGKIDFIAVTLMFTEERKQKINFGEPYYEIGMSAFALKKNIAAFKQEKKNDSTAPTFLQELVNNFQSNLIQEKRYLLLWDGLKTTIIISILATIFGTFLGGLICFLRMSNNKFLNIPAKIYISILRGTPVLVILMIIFYVVFASVNVSPIFVATIAFGMNCGAYAAEIFRSGIEGIEKGQTEAGIAMGFNKIKTFIYIILPQTVRRILPIYKGEIITLVKMTSIVGYIAVQDLTKASDIIRSRTFDAFFPLIMIAILYFLISLILIQFLDYLEKITDPKYKRKVRTKS encoded by the coding sequence ATGATAAAAATATTTTTACTTATTTTTTATTTCCTTCTTCCTTTGCAAGCTAACGCGAATGAAGAAATGCAGCCTATTACTAATCTCGAAGATCTTAAAAATAAAAAAATTGGAGTGATGCTGGGATCAACGCATGATGCATTTGCTCACAAACAATATCCTGAAGCAGATATCTTGCAATATAAAAGTCCTGCCGATGTATTGCTAGGGGTGAAATCAGGAAAAGTTGATGTGGGTATTTACAACAGTGTTTCACTCACAGAGATATTAAAACTAAATCCTGACTTAGGTGTAATAGACAAGCCTTTTGAATTTAGCCCTGTAGGTTTTGGTTTTAACAAAAAAAATGTCGAGTTACATGCGCAATTTAATACTTTCTTTCAAACTATCAAAGATAGCGGTGTCTATGCAGACATGATTGAAAGATGGACTAAAAAAGGCATTACTGATATGCCTAAAATAGATACTCCAAATAAAAATGGTTTATTAGTGGCAGGACATATAAGTGACGGTGGACTTCCATTTGTTACCTTGCGAAATAATGAAAATATTGGTTTGAACATTGAACTTGCCAAAAGATTTGCAGCGTACCTAGGCAAAGATATTAGATTTGATGATATGGAGTTTGGAGGTCTTATTCCTTCTCTTAATACGGGGAAGATTGATTTTATTGCTGTTACTTTGATGTTTACAGAGGAGCGAAAGCAAAAAATTAACTTCGGCGAACCTTATTATGAAATTGGGATGAGTGCTTTTGCACTCAAAAAAAATATTGCTGCCTTTAAGCAAGAAAAAAAGAATGATTCAACCGCGCCAACATTTTTACAAGAGTTGGTAAATAACTTTCAAAGTAATTTAATTCAAGAAAAGCGTTATTTACTTCTTTGGGATGGATTAAAAACTACAATAATTATTTCAATTTTAGCTACAATTTTTGGTACTTTTTTGGGAGGTTTAATTTGCTTCTTAAGGATGTCTAACAATAAATTCTTAAATATTCCTGCGAAGATATATATCAGCATTTTAAGAGGTACTCCAGTTCTTGTAATATTGATGATTATATTTTATGTGGTTTTTGCATCAGTAAATGTTAGTCCTATTTTTGTGGCAACCATTGCATTTGGGATGAATTGTGGTGCATATGCTGCTGAAATCTTTAGAAGTGGTATCGAGGGAATAGAAAAAGGCCAAACTGAAGCGGGTATTGCCATGGGCTTTAATAAAATAAAAACCTTCATTTATATTATTCTTCCCCAAACTGTCAGAAGAATTCTTCCCATTTATAAAGGTGAAATTATCACATTAGTCAAAATGACCTCTATTGTTGGTTATATTGCGGTCCAAGACTTAACTAAAGCGAGCGATATTATTAGAAGCCGAACATTCGACGCATTTTTCCCATTAATAATGATTGCGATTTTGTATTTCCTAATCTCATTAATTCTCATCCAGTTTTTGGATTATCTGGAAAAAATTACAGATCCAAAATATAAACGTAAAGTTAGAACAAAATCATGA
- a CDS encoding transporter substrate-binding domain-containing protein, whose translation MSKQFKVLIFFMFALFLSAIVAGCSDKEKVVFTNIKQLNDKEFGIPTGTVADKLVLSVFPNAKFQYYNSVLDAAIAVKQGKVDAAAYDEPILRNIAAKNPGLTVLSEMITKDDYGFAVRLEDGDLKKTIDDVVKGLKTSGDYELMLKRWLPKEGQPKATPLIETGNNGSLRFGTSSVTEPFSFVDESQKVVGMDIEIASLVAKKLNKKLEIVNMEFGSLIPALASKKVDMIGACITITEERSKKVLFSSPYYTGGIAAIVKK comes from the coding sequence ATGAGTAAGCAATTTAAAGTATTAATTTTTTTTATGTTTGCATTATTTTTATCCGCAATAGTAGCTGGGTGCAGCGATAAAGAAAAAGTTGTTTTTACTAATATTAAGCAATTAAATGATAAAGAATTTGGAATTCCTACAGGGACAGTCGCTGATAAGCTTGTATTATCAGTATTTCCAAATGCAAAATTTCAATATTACAATTCAGTTCTTGATGCGGCCATTGCTGTTAAACAAGGAAAAGTTGATGCTGCAGCCTATGATGAGCCAATATTAAGGAATATAGCAGCAAAAAATCCTGGTTTAACTGTACTTTCTGAAATGATCACCAAGGATGATTACGGATTTGCTGTTCGGTTAGAAGACGGCGATTTAAAAAAAACGATCGATGATGTTGTTAAAGGCTTAAAAACAAGTGGTGATTATGAGCTGATGCTTAAGCGTTGGTTGCCAAAAGAAGGGCAGCCCAAAGCAACGCCCCTAATAGAAACAGGCAATAATGGTTCATTGAGGTTTGGCACTTCATCAGTGACCGAACCTTTTTCATTTGTTGATGAATCTCAGAAAGTGGTAGGCATGGATATAGAAATTGCATCACTGGTAGCTAAAAAACTTAATAAAAAATTAGAAATAGTTAATATGGAATTTGGCTCATTGATTCCAGCATTAGCCTCAAAGAAAGTAGATATGATTGGCGCATGCATAACTATTACTGAAGAACGATCAAAAAAAGTGTTATTTTCCAGCCCATATTACACAGGTGGAATTGCTGCAATTGTAAAAAAATAA
- a CDS encoding VIT1/CCC1 transporter family protein produces the protein MSNDHHSDHSETHFTSTAVVRDIVIGMADGLTVPFALAAGLSAAVDSSAIIVTAGLAEVAAGSIAMGLGGYLAGKTDIEHYDSELKREAHEIKHLREHEILEVQEILSEYGLKGSALKAVVKSITSNRERWLKFMMKFELNLERPDPKRAVTSAATIAIAYIIGGLIPLMPYIFISDIMPALKMSAIATGIALVLFGWIKGRFTGVNQGRSAMQTLVIGALASSAAFGLAHLFS, from the coding sequence ATGTCAAACGACCATCATTCAGATCACTCTGAAACACACTTTACCTCAACTGCAGTAGTCCGCGATATTGTCATTGGCATGGCGGACGGACTGACTGTTCCATTTGCTCTTGCTGCAGGCTTATCTGCAGCTGTTGATTCATCAGCGATTATTGTTACAGCTGGCTTAGCTGAAGTTGCGGCTGGCTCCATTGCGATGGGCTTGGGTGGCTATCTTGCTGGAAAAACAGATATTGAACATTACGATTCTGAATTAAAACGTGAAGCCCATGAAATTAAGCATTTGCGTGAGCATGAAATTTTAGAAGTCCAGGAAATACTTTCAGAATATGGACTCAAAGGGAGCGCGCTTAAAGCAGTCGTTAAGTCCATCACTTCTAATCGTGAACGCTGGCTAAAATTCATGATGAAATTTGAATTAAATTTAGAAAGACCTGATCCGAAAAGAGCAGTGACTAGCGCGGCTACTATTGCAATCGCTTATATTATAGGGGGGCTCATTCCCTTGATGCCTTATATCTTTATATCTGACATCATGCCTGCTCTAAAAATGTCAGCCATAGCAACAGGTATTGCACTCGTACTTTTTGGTTGGATTAAAGGTCGCTTTACAGGGGTGAATCAAGGACGTTCAGCGATGCAAACACTTGTGATTGGTGCCTTAGCTTCTTCGGCTGCTTTTGGCTTAGCTCATCTATTTTCTTAG
- a CDS encoding MarC family protein, whose translation MMIEWTFIIKTTIAMIAIVDPPGCLPIYLSLTSQHKKINKKNVAKMTALTVFIILVVSLFLGDKILNIFGISMPSFQICGGILLLIMAIYMMLGRNQVMESTQNNKSEKELIAFVPLSIPLLAGPGAISNMIIAAHQAPNFVNLSFLVLPCIFVSLTIWLTLSFAENISKVIGDVGTKIVTRVMGLLLGSMAIEFITRGVLDIIA comes from the coding sequence ATGATGATTGAATGGACTTTTATAATAAAAACGACAATCGCTATGATAGCAATTGTTGACCCCCCAGGCTGCTTACCGATTTACTTGAGTTTAACGAGTCAACATAAAAAGATTAATAAAAAAAATGTAGCCAAGATGACAGCTTTAACTGTCTTTATCATTCTTGTAGTTTCACTTTTTCTCGGAGATAAAATCTTAAATATCTTTGGCATTTCTATGCCAAGTTTTCAGATTTGCGGCGGTATACTTCTTCTGATCATGGCCATATACATGATGTTAGGACGAAATCAAGTTATGGAATCTACACAAAATAATAAGTCAGAAAAAGAATTAATTGCCTTTGTCCCACTTAGTATTCCGCTCTTAGCAGGGCCCGGCGCAATTAGTAATATGATTATTGCTGCTCACCAGGCCCCTAATTTTGTAAATCTATCTTTTCTAGTGCTGCCATGTATTTTCGTGTCTTTAACAATTTGGCTTACTTTAAGTTTTGCTGAAAACATCTCTAAAGTGATTGGTGATGTAGGGACTAAAATAGTTACCCGTGTCATGGGCTTACTTTTAGGTTCCATGGCGATTGAGTTTATTACACGGGGCGTATTAGATATTATTGCGTAA
- a CDS encoding radical SAM protein, with protein MDVSKQYLSIHDHSRELSGLKYIYSVISRRAGGLSIGVNLNVNNACNWQCIYCEIPNLTRGSPPPIELDVLEDELRFFLHEIIHGDYMEKNVAIEDRHLKDIAFSGNGEPTSAEEFPQVILIVKKILEEFNLLHKIKIRLITNGSLMHKESVLEGIQVLAKMNGEVWFKVDAALEENTKVINQVNIKPQQAIDRLKRCSEICPTFVQTCIFTIDNKEPNNKEIDAYIKLIDSAKKSIKGVHLYGIARPSMQPEAYRLGRVNINVLENIADQLHNNGIESTVSY; from the coding sequence ATGGACGTATCTAAACAGTATCTGAGTATTCATGATCACAGCCGGGAATTAAGTGGTCTTAAATATATTTATTCTGTTATTTCAAGACGTGCTGGCGGCTTGTCGATTGGTGTTAACTTAAATGTAAATAATGCTTGTAATTGGCAATGCATTTATTGTGAAATTCCAAATCTTACCCGTGGCTCACCTCCTCCTATTGAGCTCGATGTGCTTGAAGATGAACTACGTTTTTTTCTTCATGAAATTATTCACGGCGATTACATGGAGAAAAATGTAGCAATTGAGGATCGTCATTTAAAAGACATTGCTTTTTCAGGCAATGGAGAGCCTACAAGTGCGGAAGAATTTCCACAAGTTATTTTAATTGTTAAAAAGATACTGGAAGAATTTAACTTACTTCATAAGATTAAAATTCGTTTGATTACTAATGGAAGTTTAATGCACAAAGAATCTGTGCTTGAAGGTATTCAAGTGCTTGCAAAAATGAACGGGGAAGTCTGGTTTAAGGTCGATGCTGCGCTAGAAGAGAATACTAAAGTAATTAATCAAGTTAATATAAAACCACAACAAGCGATTGATCGATTAAAACGTTGTAGTGAAATATGTCCTACATTCGTTCAAACATGTATTTTTACCATCGACAATAAAGAACCTAATAATAAGGAAATTGACGCATATATTAAACTTATTGATAGCGCCAAGAAGAGTATCAAAGGTGTTCATTTGTATGGAATTGCGAGACCATCCATGCAGCCAGAAGCTTACCGTCTTGGTAGAGTAAATATTAATGTATTAGAGAATATTGCAGACCAGCTTCATAATAATGGTATCGAATCAACAGTGAGTTATTAA
- a CDS encoding TIGR01244 family sulfur transferase encodes MKFAKINTELTVSDQITIEDLKEIQAQGYKTIFCNRPDQESEGQLAFSVIEKEAQNLGIKAIHQPVIGGQISDDDIAQFGSSFELAQKPIFAYCRTGTRCSMLWALSHAKTLPIDEILSKTQIAGYDLSPLKDRLNSLK; translated from the coding sequence ATGAAATTTGCAAAAATAAATACCGAACTTACCGTCTCTGATCAAATCACGATTGAAGACTTAAAAGAAATTCAAGCGCAAGGCTACAAAACTATTTTTTGTAATCGCCCTGACCAGGAATCCGAAGGACAGCTAGCTTTTTCAGTCATTGAAAAAGAAGCTCAAAATTTAGGTATCAAAGCCATCCATCAGCCTGTAATTGGTGGGCAAATTTCAGATGATGATATTGCTCAATTTGGCAGCTCTTTTGAGTTGGCTCAAAAGCCTATCTTTGCTTATTGCCGAACTGGCACAAGATGTTCAATGCTTTGGGCGCTTTCACATGCAAAAACCTTGCCTATTGATGAAATTTTAAGCAAAACCCAGATTGCGGGCTATGACTTATCTCCATTAAAAGACCGTCTCAACTCCCTTAAATAG